Genomic window (Chryseobacterium sp. H1D6B):
TAAAATTCTGGAAAACGAAAAAATGTAATCAATTTACAGGAACTTTGTTACTTAGGAATTGAACTCTGTACTCTTTTGGGGTTATTCCTGCAATTTTTTTAAAAAGCTGGGTAAAGTGGGAAGCTGTATGAAAATTGAGTTCATAAGCAATCTCAGCAATATCTTTACTGGAATGAAGAAGCGCCTTGCTGTAGTTGATGTCAATCTCGTTGATCCACAGCTTGGGTGATTTCTGCGTCACATTTTTCACACATTTATTAAGATAGTTTTCTGTGACAGACAGTTTATCTGCATAGAAAGCCACTCTTTTTTCACATACATGATATTTAAATAAAAGATCGCGAAACTGCAGCGACAGTTCCATAGGGCGTGTAGCAGATTTATGGACACTGTTTAAGTCTGTATGGAGCATTTTAACCAAAATAAGATGCAGCAGAGTGACCAGCACTTCGTTTACATTCAAATTATTAAGCAGAAATTCCTGCTCCATGATGAGGAGAAGCTGTGTAATCGTTCCATAAGTAAGACTGTCCAGCTTAAGAAAAGGCGTCATAAAGAAAATACTGGTCTTATGTTTTGGAAGTTCCTGTTCAGACAAAATACTGTTTTCATAAGCAAGGAAAAACCCTTCAATATCGTCGGACAGCTCTATGGTTGCCGTGATGGTTCCCTGTTTAATAAAGATGACATCTCCTTTTTCTGCATCATATTCTTTATTTTCCAGATACTGCTTGATACGGCCGTTTGTTACAAAGATGATGAAGTTAAAAGTAGTACGGTATGGAACTACCGGCATAAGAATCCCTTTGAGATAATTCTCGAGCCGGTAGAGCTGTACATCCGCATTATTGGCTAATATTTTCTCCGTAATATTCGGGAGAAAAAGCTTTTTATATTGAAAATTGGATAATACTTCCATATCCTTGATTGTAAATTATTTAAGGTGATACAAATTTAAAGTAAAACAGGCCAAAGCCCATTCTTATTTGACGCTGTTTTTATTGTTTAAAGAGTACAGCTTTAATTTTAAAACTTATAATACACGCCCATTTTTATTCCAAAGGGATTTCCGGGAGTGTAGGTAAGATCGGTAACTGACTGCTGTTCGTTTCTCAATTGGGTTTCTGTTGCAAATTGAGCTTCATTCCATTTTACATTAAAAAGATTGTTGACCTGCAGATTGGCACCCCATTTTGCACGGTTATAGGAAAGCATAAGATCATTAACGAAATATGATTTTGTTCTGATGCTGTTATCTTCAACCGCTGGTCTTGCACCCAGATAACGGTACTGAAGCCCTAAAGAAAAGCCGTTCAGAAAATCCCAGTTCACAGATCCTGTACTCGTCACTACCGGAGCCAATGGTACATAATCTTCTCCTTTTTCTTCTTCTACAAATCTGGCGTGGGAATAATTGACATCAGCATTCAGATAGAAATTCTGCAGAGGCTGAAAACGGATTCCAAGATCTGCCCCGTAACGTCTGGATTTTCCTGAAGGTTCCACAACCGCATCATCTCCTACGTACACAAATTCCTGCTGTAAAGACATATACCATAATGCAGGCGTAATAATCAATGATTTAAACGGATGTAATCTTACTCCAAGATCTCCGCCGATGGAATACGGAAGTGTCTTATCACCGTTATTCTGAACCACTACCCGTATGTCATTGGAATGGAAACCCATTCCTGTTTTCAGGAACCACATGACTTTGTCACTTGCCGCATAGGAAAAATTCAGCTTTGGACTTACTCTTGTCGCTTCAGAAGACTGTCCGGAAGGAAGCTGCTCGAC
Coding sequences:
- a CDS encoding helix-turn-helix transcriptional regulator, translating into MEVLSNFQYKKLFLPNITEKILANNADVQLYRLENYLKGILMPVVPYRTTFNFIIFVTNGRIKQYLENKEYDAEKGDVIFIKQGTITATIELSDDIEGFFLAYENSILSEQELPKHKTSIFFMTPFLKLDSLTYGTITQLLLIMEQEFLLNNLNVNEVLVTLLHLILVKMLHTDLNSVHKSATRPMELSLQFRDLLFKYHVCEKRVAFYADKLSVTENYLNKCVKNVTQKSPKLWINEIDINYSKALLHSSKDIAEIAYELNFHTASHFTQLFKKIAGITPKEYRVQFLSNKVPVN